A region from the Spiroplasma taiwanense CT-1 genome encodes:
- a CDS encoding J domain-containing protein → MDELVRVILRILYYMFIFWIIELIFSGFRNRSSYNNRGQRTFDEGFEQEEGFSSRYDESSRSAPSQLEEAFKVLNLPTNASTKDIKKRYIELAKKYHPDKNPNDLEAQAQMTMINNAYDLIMEHRK, encoded by the coding sequence ATGGATGAATTAGTGAGAGTTATATTAAGAATTTTATATTACATGTTTATTTTTTGAATTATTGAACTAATATTTTCTGGTTTTAGAAATAGAAGCTCTTATAATAATAGGGGCCAAAGAACTTTTGATGAAGGTTTTGAACAAGAAGAGGGATTTAGTTCAAGATACGATGAATCTAGTAGAAGTGCTCCTTCACAACTGGAAGAAGCATTTAAAGTACTAAATTTGCCGACAAATGCTAGTACTAAAGATATTAAAAAAAGATATATTGAATTAGCAAAAAAATATCATCCAGATAAAAATCCAAATGATTTAGAAGCTCAAGCACAGATGACTATGATTAACAACGCATATGACTTAATTATGGAACATAGAAAATAA
- the thiI gene encoding tRNA uracil 4-sulfurtransferase ThiI: MTNILVRYGELTLKGNNKNIFINKLIQNIKYKLRKYKESIIYIKDHNSLVLEIKNADNIEEICEILKNIFGIYSFSIIEIIEKNEEKILEKTLQLAKKFNSGTFKVEVERKDKSFSVTSQDLKIAIASNILKNTDNLKVDVHSPKNKITVIIKNSGAFIFTKKIAGSKGLPVGVSGKGLTLLSGGIDSPVASYLALKRGMQVDFLHFMTPPHTSKEALDKVFELVKKIRKYNQSNFTLYICDFSMILKELMHIKEESYRITIMRRIFIRIGNLLCQSIKAKAIITGESLGQVASQTIESINVINEVSNISILRPVLTFDKEEIIEISKKINTYEISILPFDDVCSMYVPKNPVTKPRSFIAIEQEKNLLLNEMINYTLDKMIKKYIWNEGDLIEN; the protein is encoded by the coding sequence ATGACAAATATTTTAGTAAGATATGGGGAATTAACTTTAAAGGGTAATAATAAAAACATTTTTATAAATAAGTTAATTCAAAATATTAAATATAAACTTAGAAAATACAAGGAATCTATAATATATATAAAAGATCATAATAGTTTAGTTTTGGAAATTAAAAATGCTGATAATATTGAAGAAATTTGTGAAATTTTAAAAAATATTTTTGGAATATATTCTTTTTCAATAATTGAAATTATTGAAAAAAATGAAGAGAAAATTTTAGAAAAAACTTTACAATTGGCAAAAAAATTTAATTCAGGAACATTTAAAGTTGAAGTCGAAAGAAAAGATAAGAGCTTTTCAGTTACTTCACAAGATTTGAAGATTGCAATTGCTTCAAATATATTAAAAAATACTGATAATTTAAAGGTGGATGTTCATTCTCCAAAAAATAAAATTACAGTCATTATTAAAAATTCAGGTGCGTTTATTTTTACAAAAAAAATTGCAGGATCAAAAGGACTTCCAGTTGGAGTTAGTGGTAAAGGACTGACTTTATTAAGTGGGGGAATTGATTCACCAGTTGCAAGCTATTTAGCTTTAAAAAGAGGAATGCAAGTAGACTTTTTACACTTTATGACTCCACCTCATACCTCAAAAGAGGCATTAGATAAAGTTTTTGAATTAGTGAAAAAAATTAGAAAATATAATCAATCAAATTTTACATTATATATCTGTGATTTTTCAATGATTTTAAAGGAATTAATGCATATTAAAGAGGAATCATATCGAATTACAATTATGAGAAGAATTTTTATTAGAATTGGGAATTTACTTTGCCAATCAATTAAAGCAAAGGCAATTATCACAGGAGAATCTCTTGGACAAGTTGCAAGTCAAACAATTGAATCTATTAATGTAATCAATGAAGTTTCAAATATTTCAATCTTAAGACCTGTTTTAACTTTTGATAAAGAAGAAATTATTGAAATATCAAAAAAAATAAATACATATGAGATATCTATTCTTCCATTTGATGATGTTTGTTCAATGTATGTACCAAAAAATCCAGTTACTAAACCAAGATCTTTTATTGCTATTGAACAGGAAAAAAATCTTTTATTAAATGAGATGATCAATTATACATTAGATAAAATGATAAAAAAATATATTTGAAATGAAGGTGATTTAATTGAAAATTAA